Proteins encoded together in one Pseudoroseomonas cervicalis window:
- the tkt gene encoding transketolase, with amino-acid sequence MTENRRMADAIRALAIDAVEKAKSGHPGMPMGMADAATVLFTKFLKHDAADPRWADRDRFVLSAGHGSMLLYAWLHLSGHAGMGIEDIKQFRQLHSVAAGHPEFGEHPAIETTTGPLGQGLANAVGMALAERHLAARFGKSLVDHRTWVIAGDGCLMEGISHEAASIAGHFKLSKLTVLWDDNGICIDGDVGLTSSDDVLKRFLSYGWAVKRVDGHNPAEVEKALEAATRSKKPTIIACRTIIGFSAPSKAGTAGSHGSPLGGPEASAAKEALGWTAGPFEVPAEIKAAWEAAGRRSAGTRRSWLKRLANHPQKAEFERAMAGKLPEGWHEAAAAYRAKLAEDKPKIASRVASQRALEVLVPAIPEMIGGSADLTGSNNTNVKGIPVLTPANYAGRYVHWGIREHGMAAAMNGMALHGGTIPYSGTFLVFADYLRPSLRLAALMRQRVIHVLTHDSIGLGEDGPTHQPVETLASLRAIPNLYVFRPADAMETAECWEIAVARADGPAVLALSRQNLPALRAEAGENKSARGGYVLAEASGPRRATLIATGSEVQLAMAARETLEAEGIPTAVVSLPCWELFALQDESYRAAVLGDAPRIGIEAALPFGWDRWLGSDATFIGMTGFGASAPAEDLYRHFGITADAAVAAVKRKLG; translated from the coding sequence ATGACCGAGAACCGGCGGATGGCCGACGCCATCCGGGCGCTGGCCATCGACGCGGTGGAGAAGGCCAAATCCGGCCATCCCGGCATGCCGATGGGCATGGCCGATGCGGCGACGGTGCTGTTCACCAAATTCCTCAAGCATGACGCGGCCGATCCGCGCTGGGCCGATCGCGACCGCTTCGTGCTCTCGGCCGGCCATGGCTCGATGCTGCTCTATGCCTGGCTGCATCTCTCCGGCCATGCCGGCATGGGCATCGAGGACATCAAGCAGTTCCGCCAGCTGCATTCGGTGGCCGCCGGCCATCCGGAATTCGGCGAGCACCCGGCGATCGAGACCACCACCGGCCCGCTCGGCCAGGGGCTGGCCAACGCCGTCGGCATGGCGCTGGCCGAGCGCCATCTGGCGGCGCGCTTCGGCAAGAGCCTGGTCGACCACCGCACCTGGGTGATCGCCGGCGATGGCTGCCTGATGGAGGGCATCAGCCACGAGGCCGCCTCCATCGCCGGCCACTTCAAGCTGTCGAAGCTGACCGTGCTGTGGGATGACAACGGCATCTGCATCGATGGCGATGTCGGGCTGACCAGCTCGGATGACGTGCTGAAGCGTTTTCTTTCGTATGGCTGGGCGGTGAAGCGGGTCGACGGGCACAACCCGGCCGAGGTGGAGAAGGCGCTGGAGGCGGCGACGCGCTCGAAGAAGCCGACCATCATCGCCTGCCGCACCATCATCGGCTTCTCCGCCCCCAGCAAGGCGGGCACCGCCGGCAGCCATGGCAGCCCGCTGGGCGGGCCGGAGGCCAGCGCCGCCAAGGAGGCGCTGGGCTGGACCGCCGGCCCCTTCGAGGTTCCGGCCGAGATCAAGGCCGCCTGGGAGGCCGCCGGCCGCCGCAGCGCCGGCACCCGCCGCTCCTGGCTGAAGCGCCTGGCCAACCACCCGCAGAAGGCCGAGTTCGAGCGCGCCATGGCCGGCAAGCTGCCGGAGGGCTGGCACGAGGCCGCCGCCGCCTATCGCGCCAAGCTGGCCGAGGACAAGCCGAAGATCGCCAGCCGCGTGGCCAGCCAGCGGGCGCTGGAGGTGCTGGTGCCGGCCATCCCGGAGATGATCGGCGGCTCGGCCGACCTCACCGGCTCGAACAACACCAACGTCAAGGGCATCCCCGTGCTGACGCCGGCCAATTACGCCGGCCGCTATGTGCATTGGGGCATCCGCGAGCATGGCATGGCAGCCGCGATGAACGGCATGGCGCTGCATGGCGGCACCATTCCCTATTCGGGCACCTTCCTGGTCTTCGCAGATTATCTGCGCCCGTCGCTGCGCCTCGCGGCCCTGATGCGCCAGCGCGTCATCCATGTGCTGACGCATGACAGCATCGGCCTCGGCGAGGATGGCCCGACCCACCAGCCGGTGGAGACCCTGGCCAGCCTGCGCGCCATCCCCAACCTCTATGTCTTCCGCCCGGCGGATGCGATGGAGACGGCGGAGTGCTGGGAGATCGCGGTGGCCCGCGCCGATGGCCCGGCCGTGCTGGCGCTGTCGCGGCAGAACCTGCCGGCGCTGCGCGCCGAGGCGGGCGAGAACAAATCGGCCCGCGGCGGCTATGTGCTGGCCGAGGCCTCCGGCCCGCGCCGCGCGACGCTGATCGCCACCGGCTCCGAGGTGCAGCTGGCGATGGCCGCGCGCGAGACGCTGGAGGCCGAGGGCATCCCGACCGCCGTGGTCTCGCTGCCCTGCTGGGAGCTGTTCGCGCTGCAGGATGAGAGCTACCGCGCGGCCGTGCTGGGCGATGCGCCCCGCATCGGCATCGAGGCGGCGCTGCCCTTCGGCTGGGACCGCTGGCTCGGCAGTGATGCAACCTTCATCGGCATGACGGGGTTCGGTGCCTCGGCACCGGCCGAGGATCTCTATCGCCACTTCGGCATCACGGCGGATGCCGCGGTGGCCGCTGTCAAGCGCAAGCTGGGCTGA
- the gap gene encoding type I glyceraldehyde-3-phosphate dehydrogenase, whose product MAVKVAINGFGRIGRLVLRAACESGRDDVEFVAINDLGSVEANAHLFRYDSVHGRFPGEVIVEGDSITIKAHGKTWGPIKVTAERDPTKLKWDGVDIAAECTGIFTAREKAQVLLGTGARKVLISAPGEGADKTIVYGVNHKTLTAEDKIVSNASCTTNCLAPVAKVLHEKFGIERGYMVTIHAYTGDQNTVDTLHKDLHRARAAAVSAIPTSTGAAKAVGLVLPELKGKLDGTAIRIPTPNVSLVSLDFVPSKTGLTKEEINTAIKAAAEGELKGILGYSTEKLVSIDFNHNPASSTFDATQTQVVDGALVRVMSWYDNEWGFSNRMSDTAAYLGKL is encoded by the coding sequence ATGGCTGTGAAGGTCGCGATCAACGGGTTCGGGCGTATCGGTCGCCTCGTGCTGCGCGCCGCCTGCGAGAGCGGGCGCGACGATGTCGAGTTCGTTGCCATCAACGACCTGGGCTCCGTCGAGGCGAACGCGCATCTGTTCCGCTATGACAGCGTGCATGGCCGCTTCCCCGGCGAGGTGATCGTCGAGGGCGACAGCATCACCATCAAGGCCCATGGCAAGACCTGGGGCCCGATCAAGGTGACGGCCGAGCGCGACCCGACCAAGCTGAAGTGGGACGGCGTCGACATCGCCGCCGAGTGCACCGGCATCTTCACCGCGCGCGAGAAGGCGCAGGTGCTGCTCGGCACCGGCGCGCGCAAGGTGCTGATCTCGGCCCCCGGCGAGGGCGCCGACAAGACCATCGTCTATGGCGTCAACCACAAGACGCTGACGGCCGAGGACAAGATCGTCTCCAACGCCTCCTGCACCACCAACTGCCTGGCGCCGGTCGCCAAGGTGCTGCACGAGAAGTTCGGCATCGAGCGCGGCTACATGGTCACCATCCACGCCTATACGGGTGACCAGAACACCGTCGACACGCTGCACAAGGACCTCCACCGCGCCCGCGCCGCGGCGGTCTCGGCCATCCCGACCTCGACCGGTGCCGCCAAGGCCGTGGGCCTGGTGCTGCCGGAGCTGAAGGGCAAGCTGGACGGCACCGCCATCCGCATCCCGACGCCGAATGTCTCGCTGGTCTCCCTCGACTTCGTGCCCTCCAAGACCGGGCTGACGAAGGAGGAGATCAACACGGCGATCAAGGCGGCGGCCGAGGGCGAGCTGAAGGGCATCCTGGGCTACAGCACCGAGAAGCTGGTCAGCATCGACTTCAACCACAACCCGGCTTCCTCGACCTTCGACGCCACACAGACCCAGGTGGTCGATGGCGCCCTGGTGCGCGTGATGTCCTGGTACGACAATGAGTGGGGCTTCTCCAACCGCATGTCGGACACCGCCGCCTATCTCGGCAAGCTCTGA
- a CDS encoding phosphoglycerate kinase, whose amino-acid sequence MARFRTLDQLDPAGKRVLLRADLNVPVRDGQISDRTRIERLAPTIRELAEKGGRVIVLSHFDRPKGKRVPEMSLKPMAEALSATLGRPVAFADDCIGAVAEAAVAALKDGDILVLENTRYHAGEEKNDPALVDALAKLGDVFVNDAFSAAHRAHASTEGVAHKLPSYAGRLMQAELEALDAALGNPARPLVAIVGGAKVSTKLDLLGNLSKKVNVLVIGGAMANTFLAAQGKFMGKSLQEAEMHGTALRILDEAKAAGCEVLLPEDLVVAEAFAANAPNRTVSVDNVPEGMMALDVGPQTVAAVESRLKRASTLVWNGPFGAFEIPPFDTATVQVAQTAAGLTTSAGLKTIGGGGDTVSALRHAGVADRMTYVSSAGGAFLEWLEGKTLPGVAVLQEG is encoded by the coding sequence ATGGCCCGGTTCCGGACGCTCGACCAGCTCGACCCCGCCGGCAAGCGGGTCCTGCTGCGCGCCGACCTGAACGTGCCGGTGCGCGACGGTCAGATCAGCGACCGCACGCGCATCGAGCGCCTCGCCCCCACCATCCGCGAGCTGGCGGAGAAGGGCGGGCGCGTCATCGTGCTCAGCCATTTCGACCGGCCGAAGGGCAAGCGGGTGCCGGAGATGTCGCTGAAGCCGATGGCCGAGGCGCTCTCCGCCACGCTGGGCCGGCCCGTCGCCTTCGCCGATGACTGCATCGGCGCGGTGGCGGAAGCCGCCGTCGCGGCGCTCAAGGATGGCGACATCCTGGTGCTGGAGAACACGCGCTACCACGCCGGGGAGGAGAAGAACGACCCGGCGCTGGTCGACGCGCTGGCCAAACTGGGAGACGTGTTCGTCAACGACGCCTTCTCCGCCGCGCATCGCGCGCATGCCTCGACCGAGGGCGTGGCGCACAAGCTGCCTTCCTATGCCGGGCGGCTGATGCAGGCGGAGCTGGAGGCGCTGGATGCGGCGCTGGGCAATCCGGCGCGGCCGCTGGTGGCCATCGTCGGCGGCGCCAAGGTCAGCACCAAGCTCGACCTGCTGGGCAACCTGTCGAAGAAGGTGAATGTGCTGGTCATCGGCGGTGCCATGGCCAACACCTTCCTCGCCGCCCAGGGCAAGTTCATGGGCAAGTCGCTGCAGGAAGCGGAGATGCACGGCACGGCGCTGCGCATCCTCGACGAGGCCAAGGCGGCGGGCTGCGAGGTGCTGCTGCCGGAAGACCTGGTGGTGGCCGAGGCGTTTGCCGCCAATGCCCCCAACCGCACCGTCTCGGTCGACAATGTGCCCGAGGGCATGATGGCGCTCGATGTCGGGCCGCAGACCGTGGCCGCCGTCGAGTCGCGGCTGAAGCGGGCCTCCACCCTGGTGTGGAACGGTCCCTTCGGCGCCTTCGAGATACCGCCCTTCGATACCGCGACCGTGCAGGTGGCGCAGACCGCGGCGGGGCTCACCACCTCGGCCGGGCTGAAGACCATCGGCGGCGGCGGCGACACCGTCTCGGCCCTGCGCCATGCGGGCGTTGCCGACCGCATGACCTATGTCTCCTCGGCCGGCGGCGCCTTCCTCGAATGGCTCGAGGGCAAGACGCTGCCGGGTGTGGCGGTGCTGCAGGAAGGCTGA
- a CDS encoding NAD-dependent succinate-semialdehyde dehydrogenase, producing MYQDVLLHIDGQWRAATGGRTIPVLNPATEEVIGTVPHASQADMDEALAAAERGFATWRKVSAYERSKLMRKAADLLRSRADSIAKLMTLEQGKPLPEAKMEVLAGADIIDWFAEEARRAYGRVIPARGEGIYQLVVKEPVGPVAAFTPWNFPINQVVRKLSAALATGCSIIVKAPEETPASPAELIRCFIDVGLPQGVVGLLYGVPAEISSYLIPHPTIRKVTFTGSTPVGKHLAELAGKHMKRATMELGGHAPAIVFDDADVEVASKTLATSKFRNAGQVCVSPTRFLVQEKVFDQFVEKFTAYAKSVKVGNGLEEGTQMGPLANDRRIPAMEALIGDATQKGAELRAGGSRIGNKGYFFEPTVLTGLTREMRAMNEEPFGPLALMVPFRDFDEVVEEANRLPFGLAAYAFTRSAKTANAIASQVESGMMTINHLGLALPEVPFGGIKDSGYGSEGGSEAIEAYLNTKFVTQAGL from the coding sequence ATGTATCAGGACGTCCTGCTCCATATCGACGGCCAGTGGCGCGCCGCGACCGGCGGCCGCACCATTCCCGTGCTGAACCCGGCGACCGAGGAGGTGATCGGCACCGTCCCGCATGCCAGCCAGGCCGATATGGACGAGGCGCTGGCCGCGGCCGAGCGCGGCTTCGCCACCTGGCGCAAGGTCTCGGCCTATGAGCGCTCCAAGCTGATGCGCAAGGCGGCCGATCTGCTGCGCTCGCGCGCCGACAGCATCGCGAAGCTGATGACGCTGGAGCAGGGCAAGCCGCTGCCGGAAGCGAAGATGGAGGTGCTGGCCGGCGCCGACATCATCGACTGGTTCGCCGAGGAAGCCCGCCGCGCCTATGGCCGCGTCATCCCGGCCCGTGGCGAGGGCATCTACCAGCTGGTGGTGAAGGAGCCGGTCGGCCCCGTCGCCGCCTTCACCCCCTGGAACTTCCCGATCAACCAGGTGGTGCGCAAGCTCTCCGCGGCGCTGGCCACCGGCTGCTCGATCATCGTCAAGGCGCCGGAGGAGACCCCGGCCTCCCCGGCCGAGCTGATCCGCTGCTTCATCGATGTCGGCCTGCCGCAGGGCGTGGTCGGGCTGCTCTATGGCGTGCCCGCCGAGATCTCCTCCTACCTGATCCCGCACCCGACCATCCGGAAGGTGACCTTCACCGGCTCGACCCCGGTGGGCAAGCATCTGGCGGAGCTGGCCGGCAAGCACATGAAGCGCGCCACGATGGAGCTGGGCGGCCATGCCCCGGCCATCGTGTTCGACGACGCCGATGTCGAGGTGGCGAGCAAGACGCTGGCCACCAGCAAGTTCCGCAATGCCGGCCAGGTCTGCGTCTCCCCCACCCGCTTCCTGGTGCAGGAGAAGGTGTTCGACCAGTTCGTCGAGAAGTTCACCGCCTATGCCAAATCGGTGAAGGTCGGCAACGGCTTGGAAGAGGGCACCCAGATGGGCCCGCTGGCCAATGACCGGCGCATCCCGGCCATGGAGGCGCTGATCGGCGACGCCACCCAGAAGGGCGCCGAGCTGCGCGCCGGCGGCAGTCGCATCGGCAACAAGGGCTATTTCTTCGAGCCCACCGTGCTGACCGGCCTGACCCGTGAGATGCGCGCCATGAACGAGGAGCCCTTCGGCCCGCTCGCCCTGATGGTGCCGTTCCGCGATTTCGACGAGGTGGTGGAGGAGGCGAACCGCCTGCCCTTCGGCCTCGCGGCCTACGCCTTCACCCGCTCGGCCAAGACGGCGAACGCCATCGCCAGCCAGGTCGAGAGCGGCATGATGACGATCAACCATCTGGGCCTGGCCCTGCCGGAAGTGCCCTTTGGCGGCATCAAGGACAGCGGCTATGGCTCGGAAGGCGGTTCGGAGGCGATCGAGGCCTATCTGAACACCAAATTCGTGACCCAGGCCGGGCTGTAA
- a CDS encoding hemolysin family protein gives MGVALELAVILLLVLLNGVFAMSELALVSSRRVRLLGMQRAGRAGAGAALALTEDPQRFLPTVQVGITLVGVLAGAFAGQGLAQRLGGVLAGVPGLEAYAGQIALGIVVIGITYASLILGELVPKQLALRNPEAVAVLVAPPMSLLSRVAAPMVWLLSRSSALVLGLLGASRPISATITEEEVKAAVAEGAEAGALETEERHMIERVLRLADKPVRALMTPRTEVEWLERGAAQEDVASRVRSSPVTRFVVAERRIDHVVGVVAAKDLLDQLLAGGPLDMAAAMRQPMILPDSLSALSALERLRADPIGIALVMDEYGSFEGVVTASDLLEAIVGELGPVAVPAAGGDVVERHDGSLLLDGMLPSDELKARLDLPELPAEGSYHTVAGLMLALLHRVPREGDRIVWSGWRFEIIDMDGRRVDKVLASREQATGG, from the coding sequence ATGGGTGTCGCGCTCGAGCTCGCCGTGATCCTGCTTCTGGTGCTGCTCAACGGTGTCTTCGCCATGAGCGAACTGGCCCTCGTCTCCTCGCGCCGGGTGCGGCTGCTGGGCATGCAGCGGGCCGGGCGGGCCGGCGCCGGCGCGGCGCTGGCGCTGACCGAGGACCCGCAGCGCTTCCTGCCCACCGTGCAGGTCGGCATCACCCTGGTCGGCGTGCTGGCCGGCGCCTTCGCCGGCCAGGGACTGGCGCAGCGGCTGGGGGGCGTGCTGGCCGGGGTGCCGGGGCTGGAGGCCTATGCCGGGCAGATCGCGCTCGGCATCGTGGTCATCGGCATCACCTATGCCTCGCTGATCCTGGGCGAGCTGGTGCCGAAGCAGCTGGCGCTGCGCAATCCGGAGGCGGTCGCGGTGCTGGTGGCGCCGCCCATGTCGCTGCTGTCGCGCGTCGCCGCGCCGATGGTCTGGCTGCTGTCGCGCTCCTCCGCCCTGGTGCTGGGGCTGCTCGGCGCCTCCCGCCCGATCTCGGCGACCATCACCGAGGAGGAGGTCAAGGCCGCGGTCGCCGAGGGCGCCGAGGCCGGCGCGCTGGAGACCGAGGAGCGGCACATGATCGAGCGCGTGCTGCGCCTGGCCGACAAGCCGGTGCGCGCGCTGATGACGCCGCGCACCGAGGTGGAGTGGCTGGAGCGCGGCGCGGCGCAGGAGGATGTGGCCAGCCGCGTGCGCAGCAGCCCGGTGACCCGCTTCGTGGTGGCCGAGCGGCGCATCGACCATGTCGTCGGCGTGGTGGCGGCCAAGGATCTGCTGGACCAGCTGCTGGCCGGCGGGCCGCTCGACATGGCCGCCGCCATGCGCCAGCCGATGATCCTGCCGGACAGCCTCTCGGCGCTCTCCGCGCTGGAGCGGCTGCGCGCCGACCCGATCGGCATCGCGCTGGTGATGGACGAGTATGGCAGCTTCGAGGGGGTGGTCACCGCCTCCGACCTGCTGGAGGCGATCGTCGGCGAGCTGGGGCCGGTGGCGGTGCCGGCCGCGGGCGGCGATGTGGTGGAGCGCCATGATGGCAGCCTGCTGCTGGACGGCATGCTGCCCAGCGACGAGCTGAAGGCGCGGCTGGACCTGCCGGAGCTGCCGGCCGAGGGCAGCTACCACACCGTGGCCGGGCTGATGCTGGCGCTGCTGCACCGCGTGCCGCGCGAGGGCGACCGCATCGTCTGGTCCGGCTGGCGCTTCGAGATCATCGACATGGATGGCCGCCGCGTCGACAAGGTGCTGGCCAGCCGCGAGCAGGCGACGGGCGGCTAG
- a CDS encoding Hsp70 family protein, protein MAETIGLDFGTTNSVIALHGEDGAVGTVRYAVGGAEIDTFRSLLCFWAEETGPSRGRLQHAAGPMAIEAYLDDPLGCRLIMSMKSYLASRSFQETRIFGRSFGLEELISLFLRALLASAPTGSALAQARVVAGRPVRFVGEQADDALATQRLSAAFRGAGWSDVTLALEPEAAGHRFAATLDGPATVLVGDFGGGTSDFSLMRFDPGAAPGRRVTALGHAGLGIAGDAFDYRIIDHVVSPRLGKGDSYRVMGTALPVPPSFYTSFARWHRLSLMRAPRTMREIAEVARAADHPEKLQHLMRLVEDETGYALYQAVSGVKAALSRADSAELRFRHGDFVLEEQIARADFEQWITPELTRIGAAVDQALADAGLAPEAVDKVFLTGGTSLVPAVRGVFERRFGAGNVAHGGEFVSVAEGLALIGAERALAA, encoded by the coding sequence ATGGCCGAAACCATCGGACTCGATTTCGGCACCACCAACAGCGTCATCGCGCTGCATGGGGAGGATGGCGCCGTCGGCACCGTCCGCTACGCGGTGGGCGGGGCCGAGATCGACACCTTCCGCTCCCTGCTCTGCTTCTGGGCCGAGGAAACCGGGCCCAGCCGCGGCCGGCTGCAGCACGCCGCCGGCCCGATGGCCATCGAGGCCTATCTCGACGATCCGCTGGGCTGCCGGCTGATCATGTCGATGAAAAGCTACCTGGCCAGCCGCAGTTTCCAGGAGACCCGCATCTTCGGCCGCAGCTTCGGGCTGGAGGAGCTGATCTCCCTCTTCCTGCGCGCCCTGCTGGCCAGCGCCCCCACCGGCAGCGCCCTGGCGCAGGCCCGGGTGGTGGCCGGCCGCCCGGTGCGCTTCGTCGGCGAGCAGGCGGATGACGCGCTGGCGACCCAGCGCCTGAGCGCCGCCTTCCGCGGCGCCGGCTGGTCGGATGTCACCCTGGCGCTGGAGCCCGAGGCCGCCGGCCACCGCTTCGCCGCCACGCTGGACGGGCCGGCCACCGTGCTGGTGGGGGATTTCGGCGGCGGCACCAGCGATTTCTCGCTGATGCGCTTCGACCCCGGCGCGGCGCCGGGCCGCCGCGTCACGGCGCTGGGCCATGCCGGGCTCGGCATCGCCGGCGATGCCTTCGACTACCGCATCATCGACCATGTGGTGTCGCCGCGTCTGGGCAAGGGCGACAGCTACCGGGTGATGGGCACGGCCCTGCCGGTGCCGCCCAGCTTCTACACCAGCTTCGCCCGTTGGCACCGGCTGTCGCTGATGCGCGCGCCGCGCACCATGCGCGAGATCGCCGAGGTGGCGCGCGCCGCCGACCATCCGGAGAAGCTGCAGCACCTGATGCGGCTGGTGGAGGATGAGACCGGCTATGCGCTCTACCAGGCCGTCTCCGGCGTGAAGGCGGCGCTGTCGCGCGCCGACAGCGCCGAGCTGCGCTTCCGCCATGGCGATTTCGTGCTGGAGGAGCAGATCGCCCGCGCCGATTTCGAGCAGTGGATCACGCCCGAGCTGACCCGCATCGGCGCCGCCGTCGACCAGGCGCTGGCCGATGCCGGCCTGGCGCCGGAGGCGGTGGACAAGGTCTTCCTCACCGGCGGCACCTCCCTGGTCCCGGCGGTGCGCGGCGTGTTCGAGCGGCGCTTCGGCGCCGGCAATGTGGCGCATGGCGGCGAATTCGTCTCGGTGGCCGAGGGGCTGGCGCTGATCGGCGCCGAGCGGGCGCTGGCCGCCTGA
- a CDS encoding bifunctional 4-hydroxy-2-oxoglutarate aldolase/2-dehydro-3-deoxy-phosphogluconate aldolase, with the protein MTPHPLIEQFRAARIVPVVRTSSAEHAATACAWLRDAGITIFEITLTIPDALSVIRDLASDPKLLVGAGTVPSAADAEACLSAGARFIVSPWVDAALAAPCRDSGACLMMGALTPTEVRAARQAGADVVKIFPASSVGGPAHIRSLRAVFPTTAFCPTGGVDARNAGDYIAAGAAFVGIGGKLVDEAAIAAGKRELVQAAAREALGIAQA; encoded by the coding sequence ATGACCCCGCATCCGCTGATCGAACAGTTCCGTGCCGCGCGCATCGTGCCCGTGGTGCGCACCAGCAGCGCCGAGCACGCCGCCACCGCCTGCGCCTGGCTGCGCGACGCGGGCATCACCATTTTCGAGATCACCCTCACCATTCCGGACGCGCTGTCGGTGATCCGTGACCTGGCCAGCGACCCGAAGCTGCTGGTCGGCGCCGGCACGGTGCCCTCGGCCGCCGATGCCGAGGCCTGCCTCTCGGCGGGCGCGCGCTTCATCGTCTCGCCCTGGGTGGATGCCGCGCTGGCGGCGCCCTGCCGCGATTCCGGCGCCTGCCTGATGATGGGCGCGCTGACGCCGACCGAGGTGCGCGCGGCGCGCCAGGCCGGGGCGGATGTGGTGAAGATCTTCCCGGCCAGCTCGGTGGGCGGCCCGGCCCATATCAGGTCGCTCCGCGCGGTCTTCCCGACCACCGCCTTCTGTCCCACCGGCGGGGTGGATGCGCGCAATGCCGGCGACTACATCGCCGCCGGCGCGGCCTTTGTCGGCATCGGCGGCAAGCTGGTGGACGAGGCGGCGATCGCCGCCGGCAAGCGCGAGCTGGTGCAGGCGGCGGCGCGCGAGGCGCTGGGGATCGCCCAGGCATGA
- a CDS encoding sugar kinase → MSRLDVLCLGEPMLEFNQLPPDEQGRALYLEGHGGDTSNAAIAAARAGARAGYVSAIGRDAPGRSFLALWAAEGVDASTVAQREDAPTGIYFVTHGPQGHEFTFYRAGSAASRMAPADMPEAALKATRILHLSGISQAISASACDACFHAMELARAGGAMVSYDTNLRRALWPLPRARAVIHASLRMADIAFPSHDDAMALTGLEDPDAIADVYLEMVPQVILKLGRQGVMVATREGRTTLPGHSVKAVDATGAGDTFAGNFLARLSQGDSLEQAARYANAAAALATTGYGAVAPMPRPEAVRALMGAH, encoded by the coding sequence ATGAGCCGGCTGGATGTGCTGTGCCTCGGCGAGCCGATGCTGGAATTCAACCAGCTGCCGCCGGATGAACAAGGCCGCGCTCTGTATCTGGAGGGGCATGGCGGCGACACCTCCAACGCCGCCATCGCCGCGGCGCGGGCCGGGGCGCGGGCGGGCTATGTCTCCGCCATCGGGCGGGACGCGCCGGGGCGCAGCTTCCTGGCGCTGTGGGCGGCCGAGGGGGTGGATGCCAGCACGGTGGCCCAGCGCGAGGATGCGCCAACGGGTATCTATTTCGTGACGCATGGCCCGCAGGGGCATGAATTCACCTTCTACCGCGCCGGCAGTGCCGCCAGCCGCATGGCGCCGGCCGACATGCCGGAGGCGGCGCTGAAGGCGACGCGCATCCTGCACCTGTCCGGCATCAGCCAGGCGATCTCGGCCAGCGCCTGCGATGCCTGTTTCCATGCCATGGAGCTGGCGCGGGCGGGCGGCGCGATGGTCAGCTACGACACCAATCTGCGCCGCGCGCTCTGGCCGCTGCCGCGGGCGCGGGCGGTGATCCATGCCTCGCTGCGCATGGCCGACATCGCCTTCCCCAGCCATGACGACGCCATGGCGCTGACCGGGCTCGAGGATCCCGATGCCATCGCGGATGTCTATCTGGAGATGGTGCCGCAGGTGATCCTGAAGCTCGGCCGCCAGGGGGTGATGGTGGCGACGCGGGAGGGCCGCACCACCCTGCCCGGCCACAGCGTGAAGGCGGTGGACGCCACCGGCGCCGGCGACACCTTCGCCGGCAATTTCCTGGCCCGGCTGTCCCAGGGCGACAGCCTGGAGCAGGCCGCGCGCTACGCCAATGCGGCCGCCGCGCTGGCGACGACGGGCTATGGCGCCGTCGCCCCCATGCCCCGCCCCGAAGCGGTGCGCGCCCTGATGGGCGCCCACTGA